One genomic segment of Bacteroidales bacterium includes these proteins:
- a CDS encoding SDR family oxidoreductase, whose translation MLQNKKLLITGGAGFIGSNLVEHFLKQNNRVVCLDNFATGKEENIRPFLDHPDFMLINGDIRDIETCHKAVEGVDIVLHQAAMGSVPRSIKDPKTTNEVNISGFVNMLIATKEAGIKRFVYAASSSTYGDSAVLPKVEEKIGNPLSPYAVTKYVNELYAGVFSTLYGLETIGLRYFNVFGRRQDPDGAYAAAIPKFIKALVRHESPVIYGDGEQSRDFTYIENVIKANELAVSVENPEAVNTVYNIAFGEATTVNHLVDSLKMYLSRFDPEIANINAIHGDMRKGDILHSLASIEKAKRLLGYSPQFDINEGLDRAINWYWDNLKE comes from the coding sequence ATGCTGCAAAACAAAAAACTCCTGATTACCGGTGGCGCCGGTTTTATTGGCTCGAACCTTGTCGAACATTTTCTGAAGCAGAACAACCGGGTGGTTTGTCTTGATAATTTTGCCACAGGGAAAGAGGAAAACATCCGGCCATTTCTTGATCATCCTGATTTTATGCTGATTAATGGTGATATCCGCGACATTGAAACCTGTCATAAAGCTGTTGAAGGAGTGGATATTGTGCTTCACCAGGCTGCCATGGGTTCGGTTCCACGATCCATCAAAGACCCAAAAACCACCAATGAAGTGAACATTTCAGGGTTTGTAAATATGCTTATTGCCACCAAGGAAGCTGGGATAAAGCGGTTTGTTTATGCAGCAAGCAGTTCCACTTACGGCGATTCAGCCGTTTTACCCAAGGTGGAGGAAAAGATTGGAAACCCGCTTTCACCTTATGCTGTAACCAAGTATGTCAATGAATTGTATGCCGGGGTATTCTCAACTCTTTATGGCCTCGAAACAATCGGGTTGCGTTACTTCAATGTTTTTGGCCGCCGCCAGGACCCGGATGGAGCTTATGCTGCCGCAATCCCAAAGTTTATCAAGGCTTTGGTCAGACATGAATCACCTGTGATTTATGGTGACGGCGAGCAGTCGAGGGATTTTACCTACATCGAAAATGTGATTAAGGCCAATGAACTGGCAGTTTCTGTTGAAAACCCGGAAGCGGTGAACACCGTTTATAATATCGCATTTGGCGAAGCCACAACCGTAAACCACCTGGTGGATTCGTTAAAAATGTACCTTAGCCGTTTCGATCCGGAAATTGCCAATATAAATGCAATCCACGGCGATATGCGCAAAGGGGATATCCTGCATTCCCTCGCATCCATCGAAAAAGCAAAAAGACTACTTGGATATAGTCCTCAATTCGATATCAATGAAGGACTTGACAGGGCAATCAATTGGTATTGGGACAACCTGAAGGAATAA
- a CDS encoding nitronate monooxygenase, with translation MEELKIGGLTIPVPIIQGGMGLGISMSGLASAVANEGGVGVISAAGLGLVHRKPELSFLEANIEGLKTEIRLAKEKTKGIIGVNIMVAMSNFADLVTTAISEKVDIIFSGAGLPLELPKFLKPDSNTKLVPIVSSGRAAKLICEKWLSLHNYLPDAFVVEGPKAGGHLGFKNENIENTHYTLEELVPEVVKQVRYFEEKHNKEIPVIAAGGIYTGEDIFNIMEKGAKGVQMGSRFVTTKECDASMAFKQTYIDAVETDIKIIQSPVGMPGRALKSAFTDSVEEGKKKPIKCPHHCIKTCDVNTAPYCIIAALYNAYKGNMKNGFAFAGTNAHLATKITTVKEIFRELVADLQAALNRTGLPA, from the coding sequence ATTGAAGAACTAAAAATAGGTGGGCTTACCATACCTGTACCCATTATCCAGGGTGGTATGGGATTAGGCATTTCGATGTCTGGTCTGGCCTCAGCAGTGGCCAACGAAGGGGGAGTCGGGGTCATTTCGGCTGCCGGCCTTGGTCTTGTACATCGCAAACCGGAACTCAGTTTCCTTGAAGCCAACATCGAAGGATTAAAAACAGAGATCAGGCTTGCCAAAGAAAAAACGAAAGGAATCATAGGCGTAAACATCATGGTCGCCATGTCAAATTTTGCTGATCTGGTGACTACTGCTATTTCGGAAAAGGTGGATATCATCTTCTCCGGAGCCGGATTACCGTTGGAGTTACCAAAATTCCTGAAACCGGACAGCAACACGAAGCTCGTTCCTATCGTCTCCTCAGGCCGGGCTGCAAAGTTGATTTGTGAAAAATGGCTGTCGCTGCACAATTACCTTCCGGATGCATTTGTGGTTGAAGGACCAAAAGCCGGCGGGCATTTGGGGTTTAAAAATGAGAATATTGAAAACACGCATTACACACTAGAAGAACTTGTTCCAGAAGTGGTAAAGCAAGTCAGGTATTTTGAAGAAAAGCATAACAAGGAAATACCGGTGATAGCTGCGGGCGGTATTTATACCGGAGAAGATATCTTCAACATTATGGAAAAAGGGGCAAAAGGGGTTCAAATGGGCAGCCGGTTTGTTACTACCAAAGAGTGTGATGCTTCGATGGCATTCAAGCAAACCTACATTGATGCCGTTGAAACTGACATCAAGATTATTCAAAGTCCTGTAGGAATGCCAGGAAGAGCATTAAAAAGCGCATTTACCGACAGTGTTGAAGAAGGGAAAAAGAAACCTATCAAATGTCCGCACCATTGCATCAAAACCTGTGACGTAAACACAGCCCCTTACTGCATCATTGCTGCCTTGTATAATGCCTATAAAGGCAATATGAAAAACGGATTTGCCTTTGCCGGTACCAATGCACACCTGGCAACCAAAATCACAACCGTAAAGGAAATTTTCAGGGAATTGGTTGCTGACCTTCAGGCTGCGCTTAACCGAACAGGATTACCGGCTTAA